From Piscinibacter gummiphilus:
CGCGAGCCTTCGGTCACCGCTCGCCGTCTGCCGCCAATGATGAACCCAGCGCCTGCCGCCTACCAACACAACCCAAGTGAAGAAGGCCAGGCTTTTCCTGTCTCGGCACTTGTGCAATGCGATCGACCGGCCGGTAGAGGTCAGTCAGTGGTTGGCGCTTCGCGCCGCTTGAGTGGTCAGAAGTTGGGCGCTGCCACGAAGGGCAGCGCTGCAGCTGTGCAGCTTCGAGCGCCGGCGCGGCTGTTCCGAGAATCGCAATGCTTGGCAAGGCCTAAGCCCACTTCAGCACCCCAAGACAGGGGCACTTCTTCGCGCTTGGCGGGGCATGTAGCCATGTCACGCGCGATGCCCAACTATTCCATCGAGAGGACGTCGCCCGGCAAGCCGGGCGCCGCCTCTCATGTCAAACGTTAGGCGCCGAATGCCGAGCCACGTATTACTTAACTACCAGGAGGGAAAAATGATCCGATTCAAGTTCATCAGAACCTTTGCCGCCGCGGGACTGCTTCTCTGCGTCGGCAGCACTTGGGCTTCATCTTGGAATTGGGCGTCTGTAGGCAATGATGAAACACGCTACTTCTTCGATGCGGATACCGTTGAGAAGACACGTGAAACAACCACCGTATGGGTCGAAACTGTTCAAGTGAGCAAACCCGATACCGATGGCAGTTGGTCGACGGCACTTCGTTGGCGCTTCAACTGTTCGAAACGGACGGTTCAATCTCTTGGCTGGTCTATCTACGATAAGGACGGTAAGTTCATCCGCTCCAATTCCAACCCAACATCAGAGACAGCCGTAGTTCCAGACTCCACTGGAGAAGCCATGCTCAAGATTGCCTGCGAAGCAAACTTCCCTCGTGACAAGTCCGGGGAAAGGTACTTCAAGCTTTCTTCAAATGACGTGTTCCAAGCAACGAGAAACTATGCCGAGATCCTCAAGTCATCTGAAGACATTGCCCCCAAGTAGCGTGGCTTCGTCTCCCCTAGGTCGTGCTGGTCGTGCGCGCGTCGTCGCCTAACCCTTCCATCGAGAGGACGTCACAAGGGCTACGCCCTTGCGCCGCCTCTCATGTCAAACGTTACATGAGAGTCGAAGCTGACAGTCCGATGCAGAAGCAATCAGCGCACTAGAACTGAGTGAGCCGTTCTTTCTGTCCAAGCAACGAGAAACTATGCCGAGATCCTCAAGTCATCTGAAGACATTGCCCCCAAGTAGCGTGGCTTCGTCTCCCCTAGGTCGTGCTGGTCGTGCGCGCGTCGTCGCCTAACCCTTCCATCGAGAGGACGTCACAAGGGCTACGCCCTTGCGCCGCCTCTCATGTCAAACGTTAGGCGCCATGAGAGTCGAAGCTGCGACAGTCTCCGATGCAGAAGCAATCAGCGCACTGATCGTCGAACTGAGTGAGCCGTTCTTTCTGTCGCCTTCGCGTGAGGGCGCTCAGCCCTTCCTCGCCTCCGTCAGCGCAGAAGCAGAGCGTGGCTACTTAAGCTCAGCCAGCTTCTCCTACTACGTCGCCAAGTCAGGCGGCAGCCTCGCTGGTTTCATCGCACTGCGAGACAACTCGCACTTGTTCCACTTGTTCGTTGCCAAGGCATTCCAAGGCAAGCACTTGGCAAGCCAACTCTGGGGTGTAGCCAAGACAGAAGCACTACGAGACGGCAATCCGGGGGAGTTCACGGTCAATTCAAGCCTGAGTGCCGTGCCTGTCTACGAGAGGTTCGGCTTTGTGCGCCAGGGAGAAGTCCAGCGTATGCACGGCATTTCCTTTCAGCCCATGAGTCTGAGGTCGGGCCAGAATGGCGCCTAACCCTTCCATCGAGAGGACGTCACAAGGGCTACGCCCTTGCGCCGCCTCTCATGTCAAACGTTGGGCGTCATTGCCGACAGCGATCGAATACATCTCAGGACAACCAATTAGAGGAAGGAAGTAATGGGCGCTTGGTCCTACGAAGCATGGAGCAATGACGAAGCTGCCGATTGGTTTCAGTGCTTCTGGAAAGGCGGCGACTTCTCACTGATAGCAAAGGAGTTGGATCAGTTTGATCCTGCCGAGGAGCGCTTCGATTCAGTTCGAGCCGCGGCATATCTTCTTCAATCGCTGGGCGATCCCTATATTTG
This genomic window contains:
- a CDS encoding GNAT family N-acetyltransferase gives rise to the protein MRVEAATVSDAEAISALIVELSEPFFLSPSREGAQPFLASVSAEAERGYLSSASFSYYVAKSGGSLAGFIALRDNSHLFHLFVAKAFQGKHLASQLWGVAKTEALRDGNPGEFTVNSSLSAVPVYERFGFVRQGEVQRMHGISFQPMSLRSGQNGA
- a CDS encoding surface-adhesin E family protein encodes the protein MIRFKFIRTFAAAGLLLCVGSTWASSWNWASVGNDETRYFFDADTVEKTRETTTVWVETVQVSKPDTDGSWSTALRWRFNCSKRTVQSLGWSIYDKDGKFIRSNSNPTSETAVVPDSTGEAMLKIACEANFPRDKSGERYFKLSSNDVFQATRNYAEILKSSEDIAPK